From one Acidobacteriota bacterium genomic stretch:
- a CDS encoding MoaD/ThiS family protein, translating into MNIHIPTPLRTYTGGAETVAVPGGTVAEVFSELTSKFPELKQQLFTTEGKLRSFVNVYLNDEDLRYLPSKDATAVASTDELTIIPSIAGGSACCSCCPLL; encoded by the coding sequence ATGAACATTCACATCCCAACCCCGCTCCGGACATACACCGGCGGAGCTGAGACGGTCGCCGTCCCGGGCGGAACCGTCGCCGAGGTGTTCTCCGAACTCACCTCGAAGTTCCCCGAGCTGAAGCAGCAGCTCTTCACCACCGAGGGCAAGCTCCGCTCCTTCGTCAACGTCTACCTCAACGACGAAGACCTCCGCTACCTCCCCTCCAAGGACGCTACCGCCGTCGCCTCCACCGACGAGCTGACCATCATCCCCTCCATCGCAGGCGGCTCTGCCTGTTGTAGCTGTTGTCCCCTCCTCTAG
- a CDS encoding dual specificity protein phosphatase family protein, whose product MIARPYWITDQIAIVPRPRDEDWLDSEMLALREAGIDLVVSLLEKDEAEELGLQQESAAADQAGISFLRFPIPDRSVPPDSEAFNHLLAALEQQLSTGKRIGVHCRACIGRSSVVTVGLLVRSGIPHEAAWDQVTNARGCMVPDTDEQWNWVNRNIKANARG is encoded by the coding sequence ATGATCGCCCGCCCTTATTGGATTACCGATCAGATTGCAATTGTTCCTCGGCCCAGAGATGAAGACTGGCTGGATAGCGAGATGCTGGCATTGCGCGAAGCAGGCATTGATCTTGTTGTCTCTCTGCTTGAAAAGGACGAGGCCGAAGAGCTGGGACTGCAACAGGAATCTGCTGCTGCCGATCAGGCCGGAATATCGTTTCTCCGTTTTCCAATTCCCGATCGTAGCGTTCCGCCAGATTCTGAAGCCTTCAATCATCTTCTCGCGGCACTCGAACAGCAGCTGTCGACGGGTAAGCGGATCGGAGTTCACTGTCGTGCCTGTATTGGGCGTTCCAGTGTCGTAACCGTCGGCCTTCTGGTTCGATCGGGCATCCCTCACGAAGCTGCATGGGATCAGGTCACCAACGCTCGTGGCTGTATGGTTCCCGACACTGATGAACAATGGAACTGGGTCAACCGCAACATCAAGGCAAACGCTCGTGGCTGA
- a CDS encoding M67 family metallopeptidase, with protein MLHIQYSDYEAMRLHGEETYPHECCGVLLGRSDAEGNHVAQLVRAGNTRTDSAHNRYNIAPQELVKIQRQARGLGLDIVGFYHSHPDHPAQWSPTDFAEAHWIGCSYVITAVDNGKATDTNSFLLTGTTEDDKKFVDQPVEIDVALSQSNQPKGHA; from the coding sequence ATGCTACACATCCAATACAGCGACTACGAAGCCATGCGCCTCCACGGCGAAGAGACCTACCCGCATGAGTGCTGCGGCGTCCTGCTCGGCAGGTCCGACGCCGAGGGCAATCATGTTGCGCAGCTCGTTCGTGCCGGGAACACCCGCACCGACTCCGCGCACAACCGCTACAACATCGCTCCGCAGGAGCTGGTGAAGATTCAGCGCCAGGCCCGCGGACTCGGCCTCGACATCGTCGGCTTCTACCACTCGCACCCCGACCACCCGGCCCAGTGGTCGCCTACGGACTTCGCCGAGGCTCACTGGATCGGCTGCTCTTACGTCATTACAGCAGTCGACAACGGGAAGGCCACCGACACTAATTCCTTCCTCCTCACCGGCACCACCGAGGACGACAAAAAGTTCGTCGATCAGCCCGTCGAGATCGACGTTGCACTCTCGCAATCCAATCAACCGAAAGGCCACGCATGA
- a CDS encoding CBS domain-containing protein has product MRGWSFSIGRLLGVEIRIHTFFLLLLGLAISYSSVSGASGSRGFGLWLILFFAVVAREIARAVAAAWFGLELRSVLLLPTGGLQQYATPEATDRAATPEIGKRLGIVGPLTNLLVGFVLGAVIVTVAPEINLLEKPWMTPAHLIRAMVWINLLLAAINLLPAAPLDGGRIFRGEFARNHGVLKGTRAAAGLGQILGILLAIAGCILPNMWLIMLGGFVFIGAHMDDATMLLSNENDPVRMRDVMLTNFSTLSASDTLEEALQSSVHTLQDVFPVVRGGNLVGAVSRQNIVEALQAEGNGYIQGVMTRSFQTAQSDDSLVTTLRRIMAGQGAQLVPVLDGDRIVGIITPQNLAHSMGLLNARRRLTQQQRED; this is encoded by the coding sequence ATGCGCGGGTGGTCCTTTTCGATCGGCAGGCTTCTTGGTGTGGAGATTCGCATTCACACGTTCTTCCTTCTGCTGCTCGGTCTTGCCATCAGCTACTCTTCTGTTTCAGGAGCCTCGGGCAGCAGGGGCTTCGGCTTGTGGCTGATTCTTTTTTTCGCTGTCGTCGCACGCGAGATCGCACGCGCAGTTGCCGCTGCATGGTTTGGGCTGGAGCTGCGCAGCGTTCTCCTGTTGCCAACCGGCGGCCTGCAACAGTACGCCACCCCTGAAGCGACGGACCGCGCCGCTACGCCTGAGATCGGCAAGCGGCTGGGCATCGTCGGCCCGCTGACCAACCTTCTCGTCGGCTTTGTACTCGGCGCGGTGATTGTCACGGTCGCTCCCGAAATCAACCTGCTTGAAAAGCCGTGGATGACTCCGGCGCACCTGATTCGCGCCATGGTTTGGATCAACCTTCTGCTTGCTGCCATTAACCTGCTTCCCGCCGCTCCGCTAGACGGAGGCCGCATCTTCCGCGGCGAGTTCGCGCGCAATCATGGCGTTCTCAAAGGCACACGCGCCGCCGCCGGTCTCGGCCAGATCCTCGGCATCCTGCTCGCCATCGCCGGATGCATTCTGCCCAACATGTGGCTCATCATGCTCGGCGGCTTCGTCTTCATCGGCGCACATATGGACGATGCTACGATGCTTCTCTCGAACGAGAACGATCCGGTGAGGATGCGCGACGTGATGCTGACGAACTTCAGCACGCTCTCGGCGTCGGACACGCTCGAAGAGGCGTTGCAAAGTTCCGTACATACGCTACAGGATGTCTTCCCTGTGGTGCGCGGAGGAAATCTCGTCGGCGCCGTCTCACGTCAGAACATCGTCGAAGCGCTCCAGGCCGAAGGCAATGGCTACATTCAGGGCGTCATGACGCGCTCGTTCCAGACCGCGCAGTCCGACGACTCGCTCGTCACCACGCTGCGCCGCATCATGGCCGGACAGGGCGCACAGCTTGTTCCCGTACTCGACGGCGACCGCATCGTCGGCATCATCACACCGCAGAACCTCGCCCACTCCATGGGCCTGCTCAACGCCCGCCGCCGCCTGACCCAGCAGCAGCGCGAGGACTGA
- the rsmI gene encoding 16S rRNA (cytidine(1402)-2'-O)-methyltransferase gives MSSTGEHDGPIAPGLYLVATPIGNLEDITLRALRILRSVDRIACEDTRQTQKLLNHFGITTPTVSYHLHNEGTRAEELLAQLKQGVRIAVVSDAGTPGIADPGHEIATAAIAAGIAVFSIPGANAAINALVASGLSTEVFTFHGFLPSKEGQRKTALEQLPRDHATHIFYEAPHRILDTLADIEAIFGPAQPAVVARELTKLHEEFLRGTVQELRKQLFSRAAVRGEIVLLFSPVQREAATPARSIAAEVSTLMQSEFLSEKDALKRVARERGIGKSEAYRELQRDQNRKR, from the coding sequence ATGTCCTCCACAGGCGAACACGATGGCCCCATTGCCCCCGGCCTCTATCTCGTCGCCACGCCGATCGGCAATCTCGAAGACATCACCCTGCGCGCGCTGCGCATCCTGCGTTCAGTCGACCGCATCGCCTGCGAGGACACGCGCCAGACTCAAAAGCTGCTCAACCACTTCGGAATCACGACGCCCACGGTCAGCTACCACCTGCACAACGAAGGCACGCGTGCAGAAGAGCTTCTAGCGCAGTTGAAGCAGGGTGTGCGCATCGCCGTCGTCTCCGATGCAGGAACACCCGGCATCGCCGACCCCGGCCACGAGATCGCCACCGCGGCCATCGCGGCAGGCATCGCCGTCTTCTCCATCCCCGGAGCCAACGCCGCCATCAACGCACTCGTCGCAAGCGGCCTGTCGACGGAAGTCTTTACCTTCCACGGCTTCCTTCCTTCAAAAGAAGGACAGCGCAAGACCGCGCTCGAACAACTGCCGCGCGACCATGCCACTCATATTTTTTACGAGGCCCCGCATCGCATCCTCGACACCCTCGCCGACATCGAGGCAATCTTCGGCCCCGCGCAGCCAGCCGTCGTCGCACGCGAGTTGACCAAGCTCCACGAAGAGTTTCTGCGCGGCACGGTTCAAGAACTGCGCAAGCAACTTTTCTCCCGCGCAGCGGTCCGCGGCGAGATCGTGCTGCTTTTTTCACCTGTCCAAAGGGAAGCGGCAACTCCCGCGCGAAGCATCGCCGCCGAAGTATCGACCCTTATGCAATCAGAATTTCTATCGGAAAAAGACGCGCTCAAACGAGTGGCTCGCGAGCGAGGCATTGGCAAAAGCGAAGCCTACCGCGAGCTCCAGCGCGACCAGAACCGCAAGCGTTAG
- a CDS encoding cystathionine gamma-lyase, whose product MRDTTKIIRSGLTRAVAGEPLHAGPVFAAPYHAPGDPAGVPYTYARAHNPTWTHLEDAIAQMESGDGYTASALVFASGMAATTAVFGAVLRPGDAVVLPENSYYAARVLAQEYFAKMGVELRFAPTTCNAQAEKLEGARLLWIETPSNPTMDVCDIALLSEAAHRAGALVAVDNTTPTPLGQLPLALGADISVASDTKSMTGHSDILVGHVAVRDPELQKRLDQWRTLTGGVLGPMEAWLALRSIATLPLRLERSCQNAQAIAEFLTTRPEVQAVLYPGLSAHPGHAIAKKQMRYFGPVVSFILRDKAAAESFLAYSRLLTDATSFGGITSSAERRARWGGDAIADGFIRLSAGCEAIEDLLEDIAQALDAAKP is encoded by the coding sequence ATGCGCGACACGACGAAAATCATCCGCTCCGGCCTCACCCGCGCCGTCGCAGGCGAGCCTCTGCACGCCGGACCCGTCTTTGCCGCGCCCTATCATGCTCCGGGCGACCCGGCTGGCGTGCCCTACACCTACGCCCGCGCGCACAACCCCACCTGGACCCACCTTGAAGATGCCATCGCCCAGATGGAGTCCGGTGACGGGTACACCGCTTCCGCGCTTGTCTTCGCATCCGGCATGGCTGCGACGACTGCTGTCTTTGGCGCCGTCCTTCGCCCGGGCGATGCCGTCGTTCTTCCTGAAAATTCCTACTACGCCGCCCGCGTCCTGGCGCAGGAGTACTTCGCCAAGATGGGAGTTGAACTTCGCTTCGCTCCTACCACCTGCAACGCTCAAGCTGAAAAACTTGAGGGCGCAAGGCTCCTCTGGATAGAGACGCCGAGCAATCCCACCATGGACGTCTGCGACATCGCTCTGCTCTCCGAGGCGGCACACCGAGCCGGAGCGCTGGTCGCGGTCGACAACACCACACCGACACCGCTCGGTCAGCTTCCTCTCGCGCTTGGCGCCGACATCTCGGTCGCATCCGATACCAAGTCGATGACCGGCCACAGCGACATCCTCGTCGGCCATGTTGCTGTCCGCGATCCGGAGCTGCAAAAGAGGCTCGACCAGTGGCGCACGCTCACCGGCGGAGTGCTCGGCCCGATGGAGGCCTGGCTCGCACTGCGCTCCATCGCCACACTGCCCCTGCGTCTGGAGCGCTCATGCCAGAACGCACAGGCCATCGCGGAATTTCTCACGACGCGCCCGGAGGTTCAGGCTGTGCTCTATCCCGGGCTATCTGCACATCCCGGACATGCCATCGCGAAGAAGCAGATGCGCTACTTCGGCCCCGTCGTCAGCTTCATCCTCCGCGACAAGGCCGCCGCAGAGTCTTTCCTTGCGTATTCGAGACTGCTTACCGATGCAACCAGCTTCGGAGGCATCACCTCATCTGCCGAGCGCCGCGCCCGCTGGGGAGGCGACGCTATCGCCGACGGGTTCATCCGGCTCAGCGCAGGCTGCGAAGCGATTGAGGATCTGCTCGAAGACATCGCACAGGCACTGGATGCAGCCAAACCATGA
- the thiL gene encoding thiamine-phosphate kinase translates to MRSAPPPIAGELSLIEHIRRSFPARHSAVALGIGDDCAILRPPRGSEVLVTTDFSLEGRHFRRDLHPAASAGHRCLARGLSDLAAMGASPLAAFLSLAVPPRLLRARRGRLWLEGFFAGIRELASRHGVVLAGGDTAESPADLIFADIVLIGSAPRGRALRRSAARPGDNIYVTGSLGGAHAELTALLASNRPARVTGWQGHPHFFPQPRLAVGSALLRRHLASAAIDLSDGLSTDLTHLCEASGVRAEIDASALPLSTSLAKLTPDAAMYAALHGGEDYELLFTAPGIVPRGIAGVPLTCIGSVHKASGGKPRIMLTDLQGRRSPLRPGGWEHLATR, encoded by the coding sequence ATGCGCAGCGCCCCTCCTCCCATCGCCGGCGAACTCTCTTTGATTGAGCACATACGACGCTCCTTTCCTGCCCGCCATTCGGCGGTTGCGCTCGGTATCGGCGACGACTGCGCCATTCTGCGCCCTCCCCGGGGATCCGAAGTTCTCGTCACAACGGACTTCTCCCTCGAGGGCCGGCACTTCCGCCGCGACCTTCACCCAGCAGCCTCGGCGGGACATCGCTGCCTGGCGCGCGGCCTCAGCGATCTGGCAGCCATGGGAGCGTCCCCCCTGGCAGCATTCCTCTCGCTTGCCGTCCCCCCCCGCCTGCTGCGCGCAAGACGAGGACGGCTCTGGCTGGAGGGCTTCTTCGCCGGGATACGCGAACTGGCCAGCCGGCATGGCGTTGTACTGGCCGGGGGGGATACGGCAGAGTCACCGGCGGATCTCATCTTTGCCGATATCGTCCTCATCGGCTCTGCCCCGCGCGGCCGCGCCCTTCGACGCAGCGCAGCCAGACCCGGCGACAACATTTACGTCACAGGCTCACTGGGAGGAGCGCACGCCGAACTCACCGCTCTGCTTGCGAGCAATCGGCCTGCAAGGGTCACCGGGTGGCAGGGCCATCCTCATTTCTTCCCACAGCCGCGGCTGGCGGTCGGCTCCGCTCTCCTGCGTCGTCATCTCGCGAGTGCAGCCATCGACCTGAGCGACGGACTCTCAACCGACCTCACTCACCTTTGCGAGGCCTCCGGCGTTCGCGCCGAGATCGACGCCTCCGCACTTCCCCTCTCCACCTCCCTCGCAAAGCTCACTCCGGACGCAGCCATGTACGCTGCGCTCCACGGGGGAGAAGACTACGAGCTTCTCTTCACCGCGCCAGGCATAGTCCCGCGCGGCATAGCCGGTGTGCCTCTTACGTGCATCGGCTCTGTGCACAAGGCAAGCGGAGGTAAGCCCCGCATCATGCTGACCGACCTGCAGGGCCGTCGCTCTCCCCTGCGACCCGGCGGATGGGAACACCTCGCAACACGCTGA
- a CDS encoding cysteine synthase family protein — MLTTVKPLGSTILERIGNTPLVRLEVLDDLSGIQILGKAEWTNPGGSVKDRAASAIVADAFKRGLIGGSDAKGLLDATSGNTGIAYAMLGAALHFPVTLCMPSNVSPERKKYLAAYGASIVWTSPADGSDGAIRKARELVAAEPGRYFYADQYSNDENWRAHYRTTANEIWEQTEGQVTHFVAGLGTSGTFMGTTRRLKELNPAIRCISMQPDAAFNGLEGLKHMATAIVPRIYDPALADANIDMDTEVAYRMARNLGRNHGLLVGVSAAAAVAAAVEVARQEAAAGREAVIVTILPDSSEKYMSEHFWQEQD; from the coding sequence ATGCTGACTACCGTCAAACCGCTGGGCTCCACCATTCTCGAACGCATCGGCAACACACCCCTGGTGCGCCTTGAGGTGCTGGACGACCTGTCCGGTATCCAGATTCTAGGTAAAGCGGAGTGGACCAACCCCGGCGGCTCGGTAAAAGATCGCGCGGCCTCGGCCATCGTCGCCGATGCTTTCAAACGCGGACTTATCGGAGGTTCTGACGCCAAGGGCCTGCTCGACGCCACCAGCGGCAATACAGGCATCGCCTACGCCATGCTCGGCGCCGCGCTGCACTTTCCCGTCACGCTCTGCATGCCCTCCAACGTCTCACCTGAGCGCAAGAAGTATCTAGCGGCATACGGCGCGAGTATCGTCTGGACCAGCCCAGCGGATGGCTCCGACGGAGCCATCCGCAAGGCGCGCGAGCTCGTCGCCGCTGAACCGGGCCGTTACTTCTACGCCGACCAGTACTCCAACGACGAGAACTGGCGCGCCCACTACCGCACCACCGCCAACGAGATCTGGGAGCAGACCGAAGGCCAGGTGACGCACTTCGTCGCCGGCCTCGGCACCTCCGGCACCTTCATGGGCACGACGCGCCGCCTCAAGGAGCTGAACCCCGCCATCCGTTGCATCTCCATGCAGCCTGACGCCGCCTTCAACGGCCTCGAGGGCCTCAAGCATATGGCCACGGCCATCGTGCCGCGCATCTACGACCCCGCACTGGCCGATGCGAACATTGACATGGATACCGAGGTCGCCTATCGCATGGCGCGCAACCTCGGTCGCAACCACGGCCTGCTCGTCGGAGTCTCCGCTGCTGCTGCTGTTGCGGCTGCGGTCGAGGTCGCCAGGCAGGAGGCCGCCGCCGGACGCGAGGCCGTCATCGTCACCATACTGCCCGACTCGTCCGAGAAATACATGAGCGAACACTTCTGGCAGGAACAGGACTAA
- the moeB gene encoding molybdopterin-synthase adenylyltransferase MoeB, whose amino-acid sequence MPTAIEEAVQLPKLTNEEIARYSRHLILPEVGMEGQQKLKAARVLCVGTGGLGAPLALYLAAAGVGTIGLIDFDVVDESNLQRQIIHSQSTVGMLKVDSAEQMIKGLNKNVNIIKHNTMLTSANALDILKDYDVIADGTDNFQTRYLVNDACVLLKKPNAYASIFRFEGQASVFGTEQGPCYRCLYPEPPPPGLVPSCAEGGVLGILPGLLGVIQATETIKLILGLGEPLIGRLLLVDALGMGFRTLKLRKNPDCPVCGTHPTVTQLIDYDQFCGIEKPKTVGPLEVARDKAVAGGSVVDGIPQVTVEELKKKLDAKENIFVLDVREPHEYPIANLGAPLIPVGSLEGRVSEIAAHKNDEVIVHCRSGARSQKAALVLKAAGFTNVSNLSGGILAWADKIDPTMAKY is encoded by the coding sequence ATGCCAACAGCCATTGAAGAAGCCGTACAGCTCCCGAAGCTCACCAACGAAGAGATCGCCCGCTACTCCCGCCACCTCATCCTTCCCGAGGTCGGCATGGAGGGCCAGCAGAAGCTGAAGGCGGCCCGCGTCCTCTGCGTGGGAACCGGTGGCCTCGGCGCGCCGCTCGCCCTCTACCTCGCCGCCGCAGGCGTCGGGACCATCGGCCTGATCGACTTCGACGTCGTCGACGAATCGAACCTGCAGCGCCAGATCATCCACTCGCAGTCCACCGTCGGCATGCTCAAGGTCGACTCCGCCGAGCAGATGATCAAGGGCCTCAACAAGAACGTCAACATCATCAAGCACAACACGATGCTGACCTCCGCCAACGCCCTTGACATCCTCAAGGACTACGACGTCATCGCCGACGGCACCGACAACTTCCAGACGCGCTACCTGGTCAACGACGCCTGCGTCCTGCTCAAGAAGCCTAACGCCTACGCTTCGATCTTTCGCTTCGAGGGACAGGCATCGGTCTTCGGCACCGAGCAGGGACCGTGCTACCGCTGCCTCTACCCGGAGCCGCCGCCGCCCGGCCTCGTTCCCTCGTGCGCTGAAGGCGGAGTGCTCGGAATCCTGCCCGGCCTACTCGGCGTCATCCAGGCCACCGAGACCATCAAGCTCATCCTCGGGCTCGGGGAGCCGCTGATCGGCCGCCTGCTGCTCGTCGACGCGCTCGGCATGGGCTTCCGCACGCTCAAGCTGCGCAAGAACCCCGACTGCCCCGTCTGCGGCACACACCCCACCGTCACCCAGCTGATCGACTACGACCAGTTCTGCGGCATCGAGAAGCCCAAGACCGTCGGCCCGCTCGAGGTCGCACGCGACAAGGCCGTCGCCGGCGGCTCCGTCGTCGACGGCATCCCGCAGGTCACCGTCGAAGAGCTCAAGAAGAAGCTCGACGCAAAGGAAAACATCTTCGTCCTCGACGTTCGCGAGCCGCACGAGTACCCCATCGCGAACCTCGGCGCGCCGCTGATCCCGGTAGGCTCCCTCGAGGGCCGCGTCTCCGAGATCGCCGCGCACAAGAACGACGAGGTCATCGTCCACTGCCGCTCCGGAGCACGCAGCCAGAAGGCCGCGCTCGTGCTCAAGGCTGCGGGCTTCACCAACGTCTCCAACCTCTCGGGCGGCATCCTCGCCTGGGCCGACAAGATCGACCCGACGATGGCGAAGTACTAA